The DNA segment GTGCCGGCGCGGCTTCTGGGTAAAACAGCTTGTCGATGTTGCCGCCGACGATGTAGACGAAAAAGCCCAGGCCGAATACGCCATATACAATCGACGGTACGCCGGCCAGATTATTGACCGCGATGCGGATGATGCGGGTAATGAAACCTTGCTTGGCGTATTCGCGCAGATAAACCGCGGCAATCACCCCAAACGGTGTCACCACCACCGCCATCAGCATGACCATCAAAACCGTACCGAAGATGGCCGGAAAGATACCGCCCTCGGTATTGGCTTCGCGCGGTTCTTCGCTGACGAAGGCAATGAAGTTTTTAACGTATTCAACCGATTTATCCAATAGACTCATCGCGTTCGGTCGAGTCAGCTTTACCACCCGATTCAACGGAATGGTGATTTCACGGCCGCCGGCTTCCGAAACCACGATGCTGCAACATTTGATCTCCTTGTTCAGCTTGGCCAGTTGCTCTTGAATGACTTTGTATTCTTGTTCAAGGGCCAATTTTTGCGCGGCAAACTCTTGTCGCTTGCTTTCGTCCCATTGGTTTTTTAGTTCCAGAGCCCGCTGTTTCAAGCGTAAGCGTTCCAGATTGTAGTTGATCGCTCCCACTTCCTTGTTTTGTAGATCATCGATTTCTTCGAACAATGCCAGATCTTGTGCCAGCTTGTCTTGCGCGACGTCCCAGGCTTGTTCGCCTTCGGCTATTACCGCCCCGTCTTGCTTGACGGCTACCAAGCGGCCGTAAAAGTTCCCCCATTCCCGACGTTCGACTTCGATCAAATTATCCGGCGTACTTTTCTGGCGGATGTATTGATCCTGTATCCAGCGAAAGTCGCTGCCCAGAATATCGCGGTTGCCGGTCTTGACCAGAAATTGCAGTAAATACTCGGCTCCGTTCAATACCTCATGTCCGGCGGCCCTGGCTTGAGCTTCGTGCAACAAAGATTGGTCGACTTCCTCGCCGATGATCACGCTAGCCTGACCTTGCTGGTCTTGATAGTGATATTCGACAATGTCGGCTGGCCAGAAATGTCCCAGCCCCCGGATCGCAATCAACAACAACAAACCCAGCACCAGCAGTAAATTGATACTGACCGCGCCGGCAGTCATCCAGATCCACGGCGAACCGCTTTTAAACCATGTTTTAATCATAACGAACTGTATTTTTGTCTCAGATTCTGACGTATCAATTCAGCCAGCGAATTGACGATAAACGTGAACATGAACAGCACCAACGCCGCTAAAAACAGTACCCGATAGTGGGTGCTATTGACTTCCGACTCAGGCATTTCCACGGCGATATTGGCGGATAAGGTGCGCAAGCCTTGGAAAATACTCAGATCCATCACCGGGGTGTTGCCGGTTGCCATCAGCACGATCATGGTTTCGCCGACGGCGCGGCCTAGGCCTATCATCACCGCCGAAAAAATGCCGGGACTGGCGGTCAGTATCACCACTTTGGCCAGGGTCTGCCAGGGTGTGGCGCCCAGCGCCAAGGAACCGGTGGTCAGATGTTTGGGCACGCTGAAGATCGCGTCTTCGGCAATCGAGAAGACCATCGGAATCACCGCAAAGCCCATGGCCAAGCCTACCACCAGGGTATTGCGCTGATCGTAGCCGATGCCGAATTCGTTGCGCATCCAGATGCGCAGGTCGCCGCCGAAACAAACGGTTTCGATCACCGGACTGAGCTCGAATGCCAGCCAGCTACAGACGATGATAATCGGCACCAGCACGATCGCATCCCAGCCTTCCGGAATTTTGTTGCGAATCTGTTTGGGCGCATGTTGCCAGTAATAGGCAAAAACCATCACGCCCAACGGCACGATCATCAGCAAGGCGAAGATGCCGGTTAAATGCATTTCCACGAACGGCGCCAGCCACAAACCCGCCAGAAAGCCCAGGATCACGGTAGGCAATGCGCCCATGATTTCGATGCCGGGCTTGACATATTGGCGCACGCCGGGCGCCATGAAATAGCCGGTATAAATCGCCCCGAACAGGGCCAGAGGAATCGCGACCAACATGGCATAAAACGAAGCTTTCAAGGTACCGAATACCAAAGGGGTCAAGCTCATTTTCGGTTCGAAATCGTTGCTGGCGGCCGAGGATTGCCAAATGTAGGCCGGCTCGGCATAGCTTTCGTACCAGACTTTTCCCCACAGGGAGGACCAGGATACTTCGGGGTGTTCGTTTTCGACTTTCCAGTAGTTGATGTTGCCGTCTTCCGTTTGCAGCAACAAGGCATTGGCGCGCGGTGACAGGGTCACGGCCAGCGGTTTGCCTTTCGAGACTTTTTCCTTGATCAACTCGCGTTCGGCCGTCGTATTGTAAATGCCGATGGCGCCATTGGCGTCAGCAACCAGCAAGCCCTTGCGGCGTTGTTCCGGATTGATGGTGATCAACGGCGCATCCGAAACCTTGAAACTGCGCAATTTTTGCACACTGTAATGATTTTGCTTGTCACGCACGATGGTCCACTGTCCCAGTTCGCCGGCGCTATCGCCTATCAACACGGAAATGTCGCCATTCAGGAACTCCATGCTGGTGATTTGCGCGCCCTTGGTCATCACGTTGATTTTGTGCTTGATGACCGGCAGGCTTTTGTCGGAAATATCGACTACCGCCAGATCGCCAGCGCGTCCGGCCAGATACAGATTGCGGAATTCCTTGTCAATCAACATGAAATCGATGTCGTTGGCGGTCACGTCCAGGATAGCGTCGCCGCGCTCCCAGCTTGCCTCGTCGTCGAACATCGATTCTTTTTTAGTCAGGGTGCTCAAAATCAAGCGGTTGCCGGCGGTTTTAGCCAGAAAGCTGCTGCTTTGGTCGCTCAACTTCAGGGTGATTTTTGTCAGGGCTTGCCCGTCGTTATCCAATACTATCGGTTCGGCTCCCAACGGATAGGAAATCGACGGCGTAATCAGCCGTTTTCCGTCCGGATAAGTTTGTTTGTAATCGTGCTTGATTACCACGGCGCGGCCATCCGACAGGCCATAGGCAATCACGCCCTTATCCACGCCGCCATGGGCGTAACTGGTAATTTGCGCGCCGGCCGGTATCGGTAACGCATCGACTCGAATCACCTGGCCGTTGGCGGCATTAAAAAATATGGCCTTACCTTGGTCGGTGAAGCGTACGCCGACCTCGTTTTGCTCCTCCATCGACAAGAACACCGTGCTGCCCAATGCCGGTTCCGGCGCTGCATAGCTGCTTACCGGTTCGGCATGCGAAGATAACAACAGCGGAAAAACCACGTAAAGCAGATAAAAAAAGATCAACACGATCGCGCCGATAATGCTTAAACCGCCGATCACGACGGCGTGCGCCACGATTTTGTCTTTTAAAAGTCGCCAGCGCTGATACGCATCGCTGGAGGATAGTTGTAACAGCGTCGATGTCGCCGGAGAGGATTGGGTTTCAGGCATAACAGAACATTAGAGTAAATGTGGCGTCCTTGTAACACAATACAAAGATCAAGTATAAAAAAGCCGACAAATCACCAAGGCAATTTATCGGCTTCAGTATGGTTGAAAAATCAATACTTACTTTCTAGGATATTGATTTTTCTTTTATTCCTTAATGCATCCCTGCATTGAGCTTCCCTGTATCACTCGTCCTTAAATGATGATTATTGAATCAGAGTCAAGGCTTTTTCGACTGCTTTGGCGGGCAGGGGAATATAACCGTCCTTGATAACGACTTGTTGGCCAGTTTTTGACAGCACCATTTTGATGAACTCTTTTTCCAGCGGTGCTAAAGGCTCGTTGGGTTTTTTGTTGACGTAAACATACAAAAAGCGAGACAGCGGATAAGCGCCGGAGGTGGCATTTTCCGGAGTCGGGTCAACAAAAGGCGCGCCGTCCTTAGCCGAAAGTGGAATGGCTTTTACGCCGGAAGTCGAGTAACCGATGCCGGAATAGCCGATACCATTATTTGAAGTGGTAACCGCCTGCACAACGGAAGCCGAACCGGGTTGTTCGTTGACGTTGTTCTTGAAATCGCCTTTGCACAGCGCTTCATCCTTGAAGAAGCCATAGGTGCCGGAGACCGAGTTGCGGCCGTACAATTGGATGGGTTTGCTGGCCCAGCCGCCGGTCAGGCCTGCTTCACCCCAAGTGACGATGTCGGTGGCATGGCCGCATTTACGGGTGGAGGACATGATGGCGTCGACTTGCGGCAGGCTCAAGCCTTTGACCGGGTTGTCCTTATGCACGAATACGGCCAGAGCGTCGATGGCTACTGGAATCGCGGTCGGCTTGTAGCCGTGTTTGCCTTCGAAATCGTCGATTTCGTTGTCTTTCATTTTACGGCTCATCGGTCCCAGGTTGGAGGTACCTTCGGTCAGAGCCGGTGGCGCGGTTGAAGAACCGGCGGCTTGGATTTGAATATTGACGTTGGGATACAGCTTGCCGAACTCTTCCGCCCACAAGGTCATCAGGTTGGCCAAGGTATCGGAACCGACACTGGATATATTGCCCGATACACCGCTGGCGGCGGCATAGTCAGGAAGCGCGGGATCAACGGAGGCCGGTGCCGCAGCCACGCCGCTTGCCATAAACGCTGTAGACGCAAAGCCGAATCCCAGAATGAGTGACTTCAGCTGAAATGTTTTTTTCATATTATTTCTCAATCAATGTTTGAAACCAGAATCTATACTGCCCTTTGAGCATGACAATAGTATGAAGCGAATATGACAGTTTTATGACAAAGACTAATTGTAAGCTCCCGGAGCGGTTTTTGCCATCACTTAGCGGTCCGGGAGGATTGTTTACGCAGGTTTTCCAGTTTTAAAAAACTGTAGCTGAAATCGACGCTTCCATCGTCTGTTATCACTTCCTTGCCGATTTCTCGCCAGGCGGCATCATCGATTTCAGGAAAATAGGTGTCGCCGACAAAAGCTTTGTTGATCAAGGTCAGATACAGGTAATCGGCGAACGGCAATAAAGCCTCGTATAAGGTCGCGCCGCCGATCACAAACAACTCGTTGCAGTATTGAGCATACTGTAGGGCAGTGCCTATATCGGTAAACACCCGGCAATCGGGCTGTTGATAATCCGGATTGCGGCTGATGATCAGATTTTCCCGCCCAGGCAAGGGCCGGCCGATCGCGTCGAAGGTTTTTCGGCCCATCATGATGGGCGAGCCCATCGTGATTTGTTTGAAGCGCCGTAAATCGGCCGACAAATGCCAGGGCATTTGGCCGTTTAAGCCGATCACGCGATTGCTGGCCATGGCCACGATCAGTGAAATTTTCATGGTTTGTGTTTAAGATGCCCGGCTAGTCAAATTCAGGCCGCGCATCTTACTATTTTATGAAAAACATATTGTTGGTTTTTACCGGCGGGACTATAGGCTCGCAAATCGAAAACGGCATTATCGATACCCGCCAATCGGCCGGCTTTAGGTTAATCCAGTTGTTTCAGCAAAATTATCCCGATCAGACGCAAGTTTGTTTCAAGACTCTGCAGCCGGTGCAAATTCTCAGCGAAAATTTGCACCCCAGGACTTGGCGGGATGTGATTGCCGCGATAGAAGCAGAGGATTTATCCGGCTTCGATGGCATTATCATTACTCACGGCACCGACACACTGGCCTTTAGCGCTTCTGCTTTCGGAGTATATTTCAACCGGCTCAAAATTCCGATGCTGCTGGTGTCCAGCGAATTGCCGCTGGAAAATCCAAATGCCAACGGCTTGAAAAATTTCATCTGCGCGGTGGAATATATTAAGCAAAAGCGTGACGCGGGCGTGTTTGTACCTTATCAAAATCCGGGACAAGTCATGCATATCCATGTCGCAACCCGTCTCGGCAGTTGCCTGCCTCTCAGTGCTGATTTCATCAGCGTGCAATCCAAGCCCTTTGCGATCTTTGAAAACGGCGTATTCCTGGAAAACCACCCTCTGCCCGCTACGAAAAATAACGAATTTAGGCTAAAAAACCAATTTGCCCGAATTCTGCTGATCAAGCCTTATCCCGGCCTGGACTACGCTCATTTTAATTTGGACCAGGTCGATGCGGTGCTGCACGACTTATACCATTCCGGTACAGCTTGTGCTTCGGAACAATGGGGAACGGGACACAGTCTGATTGCCTTCAGCCGGCTTTGCCGGGAAAACCATATTCCATTATATCTGGCGCCGGCGATCAAATCCGATGCGGCTTATAGCTCGACACATCAATTATTGACCCACGGCGCGCAAATGATCTGGAACACCTCGCTTGAAACCGCTTACGCCAAAATAGCCTTGGCCCATGCCAGCTTCGATGATAA comes from the Methylomonas sp. LL1 genome and includes:
- a CDS encoding PstS family phosphate ABC transporter substrate-binding protein; amino-acid sequence: MKKTFQLKSLILGFGFASTAFMASGVAAAPASVDPALPDYAAASGVSGNISSVGSDTLANLMTLWAEEFGKLYPNVNIQIQAAGSSTAPPALTEGTSNLGPMSRKMKDNEIDDFEGKHGYKPTAIPVAIDALAVFVHKDNPVKGLSLPQVDAIMSSTRKCGHATDIVTWGEAGLTGGWASKPIQLYGRNSVSGTYGFFKDEALCKGDFKNNVNEQPGSASVVQAVTTSNNGIGYSGIGYSTSGVKAIPLSAKDGAPFVDPTPENATSGAYPLSRFLYVYVNKKPNEPLAPLEKEFIKMVLSKTGQQVVIKDGYIPLPAKAVEKALTLIQ
- a CDS encoding asparaginase domain-containing protein, with the protein product MKNILLVFTGGTIGSQIENGIIDTRQSAGFRLIQLFQQNYPDQTQVCFKTLQPVQILSENLHPRTWRDVIAAIEAEDLSGFDGIIITHGTDTLAFSASAFGVYFNRLKIPMLLVSSELPLENPNANGLKNFICAVEYIKQKRDAGVFVPYQNPGQVMHIHVATRLGSCLPLSADFISVQSKPFAIFENGVFLENHPLPATKNNEFRLKNQFARILLIKPYPGLDYAHFNLDQVDAVLHDLYHSGTACASEQWGTGHSLIAFSRLCRENHIPLYLAPAIKSDAAYSSTHQLLTHGAQMIWNTSLETAYAKIALAHASFDDKQMISSFLLQDIAREQV
- a CDS encoding dihydrofolate reductase, with amino-acid sequence MKISLIVAMASNRVIGLNGQMPWHLSADLRRFKQITMGSPIMMGRKTFDAIGRPLPGRENLIISRNPDYQQPDCRVFTDIGTALQYAQYCNELFVIGGATLYEALLPFADYLYLTLINKAFVGDTYFPEIDDAAWREIGKEVITDDGSVDFSYSFLKLENLRKQSSRTAK
- a CDS encoding ABC transporter permease subunit, which produces MPETQSSPATSTLLQLSSSDAYQRWRLLKDKIVAHAVVIGGLSIIGAIVLIFFYLLYVVFPLLLSSHAEPVSSYAAPEPALGSTVFLSMEEQNEVGVRFTDQGKAIFFNAANGQVIRVDALPIPAGAQITSYAHGGVDKGVIAYGLSDGRAVVIKHDYKQTYPDGKRLITPSISYPLGAEPIVLDNDGQALTKITLKLSDQSSSFLAKTAGNRLILSTLTKKESMFDDEASWERGDAILDVTANDIDFMLIDKEFRNLYLAGRAGDLAVVDISDKSLPVIKHKINVMTKGAQITSMEFLNGDISVLIGDSAGELGQWTIVRDKQNHYSVQKLRSFKVSDAPLITINPEQRRKGLLVADANGAIGIYNTTAERELIKEKVSKGKPLAVTLSPRANALLLQTEDGNINYWKVENEHPEVSWSSLWGKVWYESYAEPAYIWQSSAASNDFEPKMSLTPLVFGTLKASFYAMLVAIPLALFGAIYTGYFMAPGVRQYVKPGIEIMGALPTVILGFLAGLWLAPFVEMHLTGIFALLMIVPLGVMVFAYYWQHAPKQIRNKIPEGWDAIVLVPIIIVCSWLAFELSPVIETVCFGGDLRIWMRNEFGIGYDQRNTLVVGLAMGFAVIPMVFSIAEDAIFSVPKHLTTGSLALGATPWQTLAKVVILTASPGIFSAVMIGLGRAVGETMIVLMATGNTPVMDLSIFQGLRTLSANIAVEMPESEVNSTHYRVLFLAALVLFMFTFIVNSLAELIRQNLRQKYSSL
- the pstA gene encoding phosphate ABC transporter permease PstA, whose amino-acid sequence is MIKTWFKSGSPWIWMTAGAVSINLLLVLGLLLLIAIRGLGHFWPADIVEYHYQDQQGQASVIIGEEVDQSLLHEAQARAAGHEVLNGAEYLLQFLVKTGNRDILGSDFRWIQDQYIRQKSTPDNLIEVERREWGNFYGRLVAVKQDGAVIAEGEQAWDVAQDKLAQDLALFEEIDDLQNKEVGAINYNLERLRLKQRALELKNQWDESKRQEFAAQKLALEQEYKVIQEQLAKLNKEIKCCSIVVSEAGGREITIPLNRVVKLTRPNAMSLLDKSVEYVKNFIAFVSEEPREANTEGGIFPAIFGTVLMVMLMAVVVTPFGVIAAVYLREYAKQGFITRIIRIAVNNLAGVPSIVYGVFGLGFFVYIVGGNIDKLFYPEAAPAPVFGTPGLLWASLTLALLTLPVVIVATEEGLSRIPKSIREGSLALGATKAETLWRTVLPMASPAIMTGLILAVARAAGEVAPLMLVGVVKLAPTLPLDGNFPYLHLDRKFMHLGFHIYDVGFQSPNVEAARPLVYATSLLLVMVIIGLNMFAIAIRNNLREKYRALEN